The DNA window ataatacttaggaATTGCTGACTGACCTCATAGCATTCACAGTAATTCTTAAGGCAGCCTGACCTCTTGCAATTACATCCTTTGTTGTGTCGAGGCTTAACGTCTCCCAGTTTTCCTTTCCCAATTTTTGGTTGGAAAGCTTCCGGATTTCTATCAAGACATGCCTAAGACAGAAAATGCAAAACTCCAtcaagatatattttattatttaaaaataatgttcagtGCAAGGTACCTGGCTTGCCCGTCACTGGATCTGGCTGTTACTTTAGGACGAGCCACGACGAGCAGCGTGCCTCATCTCCTCACATCGCTGAGGAAGTGCATCACCCCcccatttcattttaattcacttgaacacttaaagGTAGAAAATTTATGGACAGTAAAGATGTGATGAAAATCACTGTGTCCATGTGGACATATTTCCTTCCTGCAACTCTTGtactttttttcctgagataGTTGGGATCACGGTACTCTGATACCAGCTCACGTTTGTTAAATGTGTACTGTGTTCCACTTTCTGTGTGATTTATACGcgttctctcatttaatcctcacagcaaccctgtggaGGAAACACTACCACTGTTCTTGCTATCTgacggatgaagaaactgaggcaccgagAGGTCAGATGACAGCGACCACGTGATGGAATCCGGTTCCGGTCCCTGTGCTCACGTCCCGCCCCGGGTCTCACCACCAGGTGCCTTTCTCATACATCACGCTCGGCTTTTTATCGTGCTTTGTTTGTTTGACTCTTCTACCTGTCTGCTACCTATCTAGACCATTTTCAATGACAAGGTGAGGCCGTGCTCTTTATAAAGCTGTGCTGGAGCAACGCGGAAGGCGCAGCGGCAGCCCctgtcctccctctcccctcacagGTGAGCAGCGGGGATCCGGCCAGCACCAGAGCCCTGGCGGTCCCCATCGCTGCAGAAGGGCCTTTGCAGGGAGGCTGCTTTGTTTGTGTGCTTTTACTTTTTACTGACGCACGAGGGACGGTGGACTGTCATGAATCTGAGCCTGTGTGAGCCCCGTGCGACCCCCACTCTGGCCAGGTCAGAGGACAGTCCAACCCCTCCCATGCCGAGGTCCCTCAGGACTCCTCCCCATCAACACACCCCCGAGGGAACCTCTATTCTGACTGGGATTGCTTTAATTTTGCCTGTTCTGGAGCTTCATCTAAGTGGAACCATTTGGTGTGTATTCTTttccatctggcttctttcatcaGCACCGTGTGAGATTCTCCAGGCTGTGGCACGGAGCTGtgggtctttgtttttcattgatGTGTGTCACCCGTTAGACGATACACCTCGACAGATCTATCCATTCTACCACTGAACACACGgcttgcttccagtttggggctattatgaataaaactgctgtgaacatttttgtacaagcCTCTGGTAGACATGTACACTCATTTCTAGGGGCTCTATTTTTAGGAATGAACTGCTGGGTCACAGCACATACAAAGGTTTAGTTTTAATAACTATtgccaaacaattttccaaagtgctggtaccaatttacattcctaccagcaatgcatgagaatTCCACCACTTTTTAAATAgaactttttatacttttaattgcAGACAGTATCCTTTACCCCTGAAGAGAAGGCTACTATACTGAAGCTTAGATGCACCATAATTTTCTTCTGTCCTGTGGATCTGCCTGTATCAAAATTGATATTTTCAACTGATTTATCTATAACTCAAGAGGCAAGttaaagtattttagaaaaaataatcagacCAACCATGGCACAGTACGAGAGCCTCAAGTCTGCAGGGGATGGCCGTCAGTTTCCCTGGGTAAGTGAGAGGGCACCAAGACGTGGCCCGAGCAGGTGGGCTGTGTGTTCCCTTCTCTGGTGATCTTTTGTGCCCACGGGAAGGGATGAAAACTGCCCCTCCTGCATTTAGCCTTTAGCAGGTGGCCTGCGGGGCTCTCCAAGGTGCTGTCTGCCCCTAGATTCTCGCTTCACTGGGAAGCCAAGGAGAATAAAAATCAGCCTAAGTAACGATGGTCGAGAGCTTTCACCCAGCTTTCTTCACACAGTGGACCATCTCTGCCTTCTCAGACTACACTCTCTGAACTCAGGCTTATCTGCTGCATAACACAATCCAAATTTCTAAACCCCAAATCAAGACAACGTGGAGGAGGACACTCTACGGAGGCTGAGAAGGAGAGAAATGTGGACGCGGGCCGTGTGGCTGGGCCTTCGGGCAGCAGCGGGCGGGCGCCGGGGCTTCACCTCCAAGGCCGATCCTCAGGGAAGCCGCCAGGTCACGGCCGAGCTGATCGAGCACCTGGAGCGGCTAGCGCTTGTGGACTTCAGCAGCCAGGAGGCCGTGGCACGCCTGGAGAAAGCCATCGCCTTCGCCGACCGGCTCCGCGCCATGGACACAGACGGGGTGGAGCCCAAGGAGTCAGTTCTGGAGGACAGGTGTCTGTACTTGAGTTCCGACAATGTGGTAGAAGGCAACTGTGCTGAAGAACTACTACAAAACTCCCATCGAGGTGTGGAGGAGTATTTTGTGGCTTCCCCAGGTAATATCTCTTGGCCAAAGCTGGATGAAAAAGAGCCCTTCTCACACCACTGAGTAGCTATTCTGGGAAGGGGTGCCCTCTAAAAACGTGGAAGTGCAATGACTATTTTGTTATGAACACTAATGTTCCCACTTCCTTCAGTCACCTGAAAAAAGTGATGGTTAGGTATCTTTTAGTAACTAACTCTTTTGAAGACAGAATTGGGAAAGATCTAGCCAAAATAAGGCAAAGAGTCCCTGATGCCAACGGAAGTAGAAGTTATTGCCAGTTTCCAAGGAAATGGATCAAGTGTACTCACATTCACAGGCTGTTCTGTATGGAAGACTTTAACCCCTCCCCAAAAGACTGTCTACCGAACTGCACTTAAGTGAATTTCTCTATTTATGTAACTGTTAGACATTGCATCTGATCACTATGTGACAACCTGAGTCGTCCTTTTCAGTTGCTGCTTCCATTGACTTGAGCAGCCTTTTATCTTTACTGAACACACTTAAATTTGTTCTTGGGTACCCACTTTGTTCCAAGCAGAGGGCTGACTTTCTGCTAAGGTTAGGAGGCAGCTTTGGGAGGTGATGCATATGTTTATGGCCTTCATGTGTGTATACTTAACCCCAAACTCACTGAGTTGTATACATAAAATGTCCAGCTTTTTAcaggtcaactgtatttcaataaagtggtttaaaaaaaaagaaaaaaagacaacgtGGATACTTCCATGCTCTTAAACCAGACCCTTCTGGGACCCTGCTGCCCCCCTGAAGTCCTCCCATGCTGGTGGATAATAAAGGTCCTTCTCCAGCTGCCACTCTCACAACAGCCCCTGGTCATGGTTGGTACCGCCACCTTCAGGCATAGAGTCTTATTTAATGTATAGTCTTCAACACTTTGGGTTTTCCCAATACTGAAATTAGAAATCTGAAGAGATCGTTTTGTGACTATCCCCGGTATGTTTAAATGCTTTCAGAATGTGTGTATTTAATGGAAATTTGTTACCTTAATGGCCTTAAACCGTTCCATTTCATGATGTAAATTGTTGCAACAATTATTACAATTGCAGTTGTTGCAGAAGTCCCCGTTTGCAAAGCAATCACAGTACCTGTGAATAAAACAACACAGTGTGTCAAAGGCACCGCTGCCAGTAGTTGAAAACAAGCGTGCACACACCTACAGGGAGCTGGCCAGCACGCCGAGTCAACACAACTCTTAGTTACATGATTCTCCTCTTTATGTGAAAACTAGATCCACTGGGATGATGCTCTCCAGTGACCAACAGGAGGGAGAGACGCGTTAAAAATCAGTGGTTTCATAAAATAGGCGTGTGCGGAATAAACCATTTCCTGGACAATGTCCGCTGGCGTCCATTGTCTCCTGCCCCTAATGCCCGCCGCCCTTCTCCCAGGAACACCGTAAGCTGGTGAGCAAAGAGCCACTTTCCCATCAACCATCCCAACCCGGCTGAAAGCGAGTTCACCTCTCGGCCAGACCTCGCCTATGAGCAAAAAACGAAGGGACCTAGAGGTGGACCCTGGCCCAGGCTTTGTATCACTTTCATTCCACGTCAGTGGTGGAGAAAGGAGGCATGACTGGGTCGGAAACACGGGTGTGACACGACTGCTGTCACACTGTGATAACACACGCCGACCACGAGCAGAGTCCACAGGACAGCGTGCTGAGTAGACCCCGTCCGAGCACCTGCCCCTGGGATCCTGGAGTCAGACGGGCAGTGCCCGGCAGCTCAAGGGCGGGCAGTGCCGAGCACCTTCTCTGCTGCGTTTCCTTTGAAGACCTCTCAGCGTTTATGACTGTGAACTGCTTTACGTGCTCTGGTAGGAGGCTGCTCTTGTGCTGCGCGGCAGAGGCCCTGAGAGGCCTGAGGTTTACACCTTTTCAGTATGGGCGGGGGCAGGACACTTTCCTCAACTCCTgtaaaaattcatgtaaaatatCCTGCTTGTAACCTGCTCCCTCGGGAGCCTTTGGGAGGCTCGTCAGCCACTCCACAGCCTCAGCTTGTGACTAGAGAAGACCCACAGCGTTCTCTTCCGAGAGCATGATTCATTGAAAAGAGCTTCAAAGGCAGGTCTAACATCAGCTCTGCTACTGGCTCCGCATGTTATCTGATCCAGGTTATCAGTCAGCGTCTAGAGGCAGGAAGCCCTGGCACCTGACCTCCCGGGCTCACAGGGTTGCTGAGGGAAGGCCTGGCGTGCTTCCCACATAGCGGGTGCCTCTGACAGAGTGCTGAACGAATGCAGGAGGGCCTCTGCGTCTGGCTACATGGTGGACTAGATGTTTGCAGAAACCTTCCTGTTACAGAGTTCCTGAAcacaattattttaacatttattattttcatatttttaaataatgtgtcaAAATGCATGTCAGACCAAGAGGAGAGTAAAGGAGATTGCCAGATGTGAAAAGATAAGGAACTGTGAAGCCAGACAGGTGAGTTCTGTAACTGCCAAATGttgtcctgggccctctgcaAGTCCTAGGGATCAAATGGGCCACTCCTTCAGGAGACAGGAGACAAAGTCTGAGCTACAGAAAGTGGGAGTTGGatcaaaaaaaacccatataaaGTGTGACTCCTTGAAAGGCCACCTCCCCACAAATCTACTTCACAGAAGGAGAGCGTGGAAACACAGCACTGTCTGAGCCACAGGTAGAGAACAAGGGGAAAATGTGAGAGTTTTTCCAGACCACTAGGATGGACAGAAGGGAGACGAGGCAATTACAGAAGATTCAGAGGCTGGAAAACAGAGGGGAGAGAGTTAACAGACAGCAGATTCAAGAACACTGAAACCTGAGCTAGCAAGAGAGAGTGGAGAAGCAGCTCTGAAGGCATGAATGGGTGGTACCAGGCTGCTCTGAAGTGGGGTGAAGGTGGCTGAAATTCTATTTAGGAGGTAGGGGGTCCCCAGGCTCCTTCCCTTCCAGCACCTAACTGCTCCTCCATCACCATGGCAAGAGACTGAAATTACTCTCTGGGGTAAAACAATTGAGGACTGGGGTATTCTAAAGAACAAAAGGTGAATCTGAGACCCCCAGGTTTTTCCACTCAGCCCCTAGAATTCTAGCAGGAGATTGGAAAGGCCTTCTCTGAGGACTCACTAGcccaagagaaaatataaagagtcTGACATTGAGATTCCCTGATAAGTGGCTTGGTAAGATCACCCTACGGTGAAGCCACAGGGAGCAAGCTCCCGCCAACGTACCAAGAGCcccctcccttctgccttgtTCTTAACCATGAGCAGAGTGGCAGGCAAAGATCTGCAGACATTTTAGGGACTCATCCAATATGAAAGACAGAGGCCTAAAGAAACAGACtctgaagggaaaagaaaatggggTGGGGGACAAGGGGTTATCAATAGCCTTGGAAAGATTAATAAAAGTTATTGTATCCAGGAAACAAGAAAACGATGCTAAAAAACACTCAGAGTACAAAAAAtacattatgtaaaataaaaaagtaatcaCAGGGATGAAAAACTTAACagaagataagaaaacagaacacacatacaaaacaagtaaaaaaacaATAGGAGAAAGAAGAATGTAGAGGAGCATCAGAGGGTCCAACACTTATGTAAAAAATAAGGGTTCCAGAAAGATAGAATTTTAAGAATGAAGGGGAGAAAGTAAGTCAAGAACATTTCCCAGCACTAAGGGGCATGGGTTCCCAGAGTGAAAGGGACTGCCAAATGGCCAGAACAAGACACCTCTCACCAAATTTCAGAGCACGGGGTGCAAAGAGAAGATCCCACAAGGttctagaaagaataaaataggttTCATACAAAGGGCAAGAAAAAAGTTCATAGCAACACTCGAAACTAGAAGAAAATGCAGCAAAGCCttcaaaattctaaaggaaaattcCACTAGTTGAAGGTGGAAATCCCATTGTCCATCCAAAATGATCATGTCAGTGAGAGGACAGACTATGACA is part of the Balaenoptera musculus isolate JJ_BM4_2016_0621 chromosome 8, mBalMus1.pri.v3, whole genome shotgun sequence genome and encodes:
- the LOC118899718 gene encoding glutamyl-tRNA(Gln) amidotransferase subunit C, mitochondrial-like, coding for MWTRAVWLGLRAAAGGRRGFTSKADPQGSRQVTAELIEHLERLALVDFSSQEAVARLEKAIAFADRLRAMDTDGVEPKESVLEDRCLYLSSDNVVEGNCAEELLQNSHRGVEEYFVASPGNISWPKLDEKEPFSHH